The following nucleotide sequence is from Pseudomonas sp. S09G 359.
AGACGCCGTGAGACGGTCATCGCCGACAACCCAAGCCGCCGCGCGGCCTCGGACAAACTGTTGCTGATGGCGACGTTGGCGAACACCTCTATCTCGGGAATCTGCATGGCTATAACCGTTTGCGTTAAGGCGCCTTATTGCAAGCGTGCGCTTCTAATGGGCGATTGCCGCGCTTATCGTCGTGGCTGGCGACTAATTGAGGGCAAATCATGACAGCACTAAACTCGCGCATTGTAACTCCATTCGATATGGGCGCTCTTAAACTGAAAAACCGCATGGCGCTTGCACCCATGACACGCGTCAGTGCCAGCGAGAGCGGCAATGCCACACCGACAATGGCCCGATACTACGAGCGTTTTGCTCGTGGCGGTTTTGGCTTGGTCATCACGGAGGGGATCTACACCGATCGGCAGTATGCCCAGGGCTACCTGAACCAGCCCGGTATCACCGACAGCGAACAGGCGCTGGCCTGGCGCGCGGTGGTCGAGGCGATTCATCGCCATCACAGCGCTGCAATCGCGCAGATCATGCACGCCGGCGCATTGAGTCAGGCCAACCGCTTTGTCGATCACGCAGCCGGCCCTTCGGCGATTCGCCCGAAAGGCGAACAGATGAAGTTTTATTACGGCGAGGGTGCATACCGAGTGCCCCGGGCCATGAGCGATGAAGCTATCGCAGATGCCATCGAGGGGTTTGCCCAGGCGGCGAAACGGGCTGTTGAAGTCGCGGGCTTCGATGGTGTCGAGATCCATGGCGCCAACGGCTACTTGCTGGATCAGTTCATGACGGACTATTCCAATCAACGCGAAGATCGATGGGGCGGTGATGTTCGCCAGCGCTTGAGCTTGACGCTTGAGGTTATCGGCGCGGTGAAAAAGGTAACCGGGCACTCGCCGGTGGGTGTGCGTATATCCCAGGGCAAGGTCAATGACTTTCAGCACAAATGGGCGGGTGGCGAGCGCGACGCGCAGGTGATCTTCGCCAGCTTGGCTGACGCCGGGGTCGACTACATCCACGTGACGGAGCATCAAGCCTGGCAGCCGGCCTTTATCGGTAACGAGGCAAGCCTGGTAACGCTGGCTCGCCGTTACGCGCCCGGTGTCACGCTGATTGCCAATGGCGGTGTGCAGACGTTGCAGGATGCCGACCACACCATGCAGAGCGGGGCTGATATCGTTGCAGTGGGCAAGGCCGCGTTGGCCAATCCGGATTGGCTGCAGCGCTCGCTCGAATCGCGTGCGCTGCAGGCCTTCGACCCGTCGCTCCTCGCGCCGATTGCGCATATCAAGGACAGCGAGTTGAAATAGCCGTAGCGAGTTACAGCTCGGCGAGCGGATTCGCTACTATGTAGGTCAACCACCGCCACTCGATTCAAGCCTTTGGAGCACCGAATGCCAAGCCAGAAGGACATGGCCGCCGAAAGCGGCGCGCCGATGATTCCTGAACAACGTCGCGAGTTGATCTTGCGCCAGTTGCGCAAACATCACGTGCTGAGTGTTCATCAGATAATGGAGATGTTCGACTGCTCGCACATGACGGTGCGCCGTGATATCGCGCTGCTTGAGCAGGAAGGCCTGGCGTATTCGGTGACGGGCGGTGTGCGCATTGCCAGCCAGCTTCACAGTGAGCCGAGTCACCAGGTCAAGGCCGTGGTCGAGTTGCCGCAGAAACAAGCCATGGCCAAGCTCGCCGCTCGCCTCCTGGGTGCGGACATGACGGTTTATCTGGATGCGGGCACCAGCACGTTGGAGATCGTGCCCTATATCAAGTTGCTCAGTGGCATGACGGTGGTGACCAATGACTTCGGCGTGGTGCAGGCGTTGATGGATGCACCGCACGTGACGGTGATCCATACCGGTGGGCAGTTGGACCATTCCAATCATTCGTGTGTCGGCGGCCTGGCGGTGGCGACACTGCGTCAGGTGGTGACGGACATCGCCTTTATCTCGACCAGCTCCTGGGACCTGCGACGCGGCATTACTACGCCGTCGGCGCTGAAGGTGGAAGTCAAGCAGGTGGCCATGCAGTCGGCGTCCCAAGCGGTGCTGGTGGCCAGCAGCTCCAAGTACGGCACGTTCAGCCTGTACAAAATTGCCGGGCTGGAGCAGTTCGATGTGATCATCAGTGATGATGCGCTGGCGCCAGCGGCGGCGGATGGGATTCGCAAGCAAGGGGTCGAATTGATGTTGCCGTCCGACCCCCAGCCAGCCTAACGCGCCTTTTCCGTCTCTTGCATAAATTGCCCCAGCTCCTTGCGGTAAAACTTCGCCATGCTCGTGGTGCCATGGCCACGGGTGTCGGCACTCGCGGGGATGAGCAGCAGCCGTGCATGCTTGAGCTCTTTCATCGACGCTTCCAGCCGTCCGGTTTCCGGAGGGTTGCGCTCATCGTCCGCCGAGTTGATGACCAGCACCGGCGCCTGGATCTTGTTCAGGCCAAGGGCTGCGTTGTAGTCGGCGGAAGATTGCCATTGGTAGATAAAGTCATTGGCGTCTGCAGTTTGCGCGGCATTCAAGCGCTCATCCACCCATTTGTCAGCCAGCGCTCGGGTCGGTGCCGCCGCCTGATAGGCGAGGGTGCCACCGCTGGTGCCAACGCTGAACATCGCGTTGGCCAGACGTAGGGAGGGTGGTTGTGCACTGTAGTTGCCGTTGTTCCAGGCCGGATCTTGCTTGATCGACTCGACCAGCAAACGCCGCATCATCCAGTTGCGCGAGGACATCTCGGTGGGTTGGGACGCCATGGGCACCAGCGCGTCCATCATCTGCGGCCAGGTCTGGCCCCACATCCAGGTTTGCATGCCGCCCATGGAGTTGCCGATGATCAGCCGCAGGTGCTTGATCCCCAGGCCTTCGGTCACCAACCGATACTGGGCTTGGACCAGGTCGGTGTAGTTGTACTCGGGGAACTTTGCGCGCAGGCCGTCGGAGGGTTTGCTGGACTGGCCCACGCCGATGCCGTCGGTGGCAATGATGTAGTACTTGCTGGCGTCCAGCGGCTGCCCGGGGCCGAACAGTTCGCCGCCAAAATCCTTGCTCAGCACATCGCTGCCGGGCCGGTAAGTGCCGTGCAGGTAGAGAATGGCGGGGTTCTTGGGGTTGCCGAGGGTGATGTAGTGCAGTTTGAGGTTGGCGAGTTTTTCACCGGTGTGAAAGGTGAACTGCGGGGCGATCCAATCGCCCTCGGTCGCGGCCGGTAACGACGCGGCGCCGACCGCGGAACTGAGCAACGCCAGGGACAACAACAGCCCGATCGCGGGGCGTGGACTGAGTCTATGCATGGGTAGGTCCTATTATTTTTGTTTTAGGCGCCCGTGCATACCAAGGCATGCACGGGCTTGATCACTTAGCGCGCTTTCCAGTCCCGCAACCATTGCAGCCCGGCCGAGGTGTCGCTTTTGGGGCGGTATTCGCAACCGACCCAGCCGTCGTAGCCCAACTCGTCAATCAGCTCGAACAGGTAGGGGTAGTTCAATTCACCCAGGTTCGGTTCGTGTCGGTCGGGCACGCCGGCAATCTGAATATGGCCAATGCCGTTGATGTCGCGAAGCAGTTTGACCGCCAAATCACCTTCGACGATCTGGCAGTGATAGCAGTCAAACTGCACCTTCAGATTGCTTGCGCCGACCTCCTTGCAGATCGCGTGTGCCTGGTCCTGTCGGTTGAGGAAAAACCTCGGCATGTCGCGGGTGTTGATCGGCTCCAGCAACACCGTCACGCCAGCCTGACGTGCTTGGGCGGTCGCGTAAGCCAGGTTCTCCAGGTACACCGCGTGATGGCGCTCACGGTGCTGCTCCGAGGGCAGCAGGCCGGCCATCACGTGGATGCGGGTATTGCCCAGCACGGCGGCGTATTCCAGGGCGCGGTCGAAGCCTGCGCGAAATTCGCTTTCGCGGCCCGGCAAGGTGGCGATGCCGCGTTCGCCCGCCGCCCAGTCGCCGGGCGGCGCGTTGAACAGGGCTTGGACCAGGCCGTTGTCGCTCAGGTGCTGTTTGAGTACCTGGGCGCTGTACTCGTAGGGGAACAGATACTCCACGGCCTCAAAACCATCGGCCGCAGCCGCTGCGAAGCGCTGCAGAAAAGCGTGTTCGGGGTAAAGCATGCTTAGGTTGGCTGCAAAGCGAGGCATGTGAGCTCCTGATGGAAAACGATCAGACAAAAGGCCAGATCAACAGGGTGATAAGGAAACCCAGCGTGCCGAGGAGGGTGGTGATCACCGTCCAGGTCCGCAGGCCGTCTGCCACGTTGAGGCCGGCCAGCTTGGTGAAAATCCAGTAGCCAGCGTCGTTGATGTGCGACATCGCCAGCCCACCACCGCCCATGGCCAGGCACAGCAGGGCCATGTGGTTGGGCGTCAGGTTGAGCGTGGCGATCAACGGGCTGATGATACCTGCGGTAGTTACCAGGGCCACGGTGGTGGAGCCTTGCACGGCGCGCAGCAACATGGTCAGCAAAAAGCCCAGGGCCAGCACCGGCAGCCCGGTGGTACGCAGCAGGTCGGAGACCACCGCGCCGATGCCGGTATCCACCAGCACCTTGCCGAATACGCCACCAGCACCGGCAATCAAAATCACCATGGCCACACCCGGCAGCGCCGAGCCAATCACATCGGAGACCTGGGAACGGCTCCAGCCGCGACGGGAACCGAGCAGCCAGGCACACAGCAAGGTGTCGAGCAGCAGCGCCACCAGGGGCGCACCGAGCACGGTCATGATGCCGCGCAGGGTGGATTCGACCGGCAGCAGTGACGTCGCCAGCGTCCCCAGCAGAATCAACACGATCGGCAACAGGATCAAGCTGACGATCAGGCCGAAACCCGGCGCAGGGGCGGGCGGCAGCTTGGCCACGATACTGCTGGTGGATTCCTCCAGGCCCATGTGCGAGACGGCCTCTGCACCTTGTTGCGCCGCTTGGGTTTTGCCGTCCTGCCAGGCGCGCAGGTCGTCGTTGGTGACATGCGGGCCGTAGACTTCGGCGCGGATATCATCCGACATCGGGTAGAAGCGGCGCGTCATGCGCCCTGCCACCCGATAGCCAACGTAGCAGAGCAACGCCGTCAGCGGCAGCCCGAACATCAGCACCCGGCCCAGGTCCGCACCCAGTTGGCTGGCGGCGGCGACCGCACCTGGGTGCGGTGGCAGAAATGCATGCACTGTAAGCAGCGCTGCGCACATCGGCAACGCGAACATCAGCAACGGCTTGCGAGCACGACGAGCCACGCCGTAGGCCAGCGGCATGAGGATAATCACCCCCACTTCGAAGAACACCGGCACGCCGATAATGAAACCGGCAATCGTCAGGGCAAGGGGTGTGCGTCGATTACCGAAGCGTTCAATCAGGGTCTTGGCCAGTGCCTCGGCCCCGCCCGACAACTCAATGATACGGCCGATCATCGCACCCAAGGCAATGATGATCGCAATGTGGCCGAGGGTCTTGCCCATGCCGCCTTCAATAGTGGCGACCAGATCGGCAGGTTTAACGCCTGCGACCAGGGCCACCAGAATGCTGACCAACATCAGCGCCACAAACGGCTGGAATTTGTATTTGAGCACTAGGAACAGCAGCAAGGCGATGCCCAGGCCTGCGGTCGCCATCAGGATAAGCGGGCTCATGAGCGCGGCCCTTGATGGACAACGCCGGATGGTTTTTTGTCGCTGCAAACATCAACACGAAACTCGATAGTGGTCATGCTGGAAGTCCTGTTGTTTTTATTGTTAAGGGTGTTGCAGGGGAAACCGGTGCCTACCAGTGGGCGCCGAAAACGCTTTCAAGCTCGGCCAGGGCGGCGGCATCCAGCGGCGCCGGGCGCGGGTTGCTCATCAGCCACAAGCGTGCGGTTTCTTCGAGTTCTTCAAGGGCGTAGCTGGCCTTGGAGACTGAGCTTTCCCAAACCACCGGGCCGAGGCGTTCGAGCATCACGCCGCGAACGGTGTTGGCGAGGCGCGCGAGCTGGTCCGCCACATCGGGCGCGCCGGGGCGTTGGTAGTTGATCAGCGGAATGTGCCCGACCTTCATCACCTGGTACGGCGTCAGCGGGGGCAGGATGTCATCCTGGCGCCAAACACCGGCAA
It contains:
- a CDS encoding tRNA-dihydrouridine synthase — protein: MTALNSRIVTPFDMGALKLKNRMALAPMTRVSASESGNATPTMARYYERFARGGFGLVITEGIYTDRQYAQGYLNQPGITDSEQALAWRAVVEAIHRHHSAAIAQIMHAGALSQANRFVDHAAGPSAIRPKGEQMKFYYGEGAYRVPRAMSDEAIADAIEGFAQAAKRAVEVAGFDGVEIHGANGYLLDQFMTDYSNQREDRWGGDVRQRLSLTLEVIGAVKKVTGHSPVGVRISQGKVNDFQHKWAGGERDAQVIFASLADAGVDYIHVTEHQAWQPAFIGNEASLVTLARRYAPGVTLIANGGVQTLQDADHTMQSGADIVAVGKAALANPDWLQRSLESRALQAFDPSLLAPIAHIKDSELK
- a CDS encoding DeoR/GlpR family DNA-binding transcription regulator, which encodes MPSQKDMAAESGAPMIPEQRRELILRQLRKHHVLSVHQIMEMFDCSHMTVRRDIALLEQEGLAYSVTGGVRIASQLHSEPSHQVKAVVELPQKQAMAKLAARLLGADMTVYLDAGTSTLEIVPYIKLLSGMTVVTNDFGVVQALMDAPHVTVIHTGGQLDHSNHSCVGGLAVATLRQVVTDIAFISTSSWDLRRGITTPSALKVEVKQVAMQSASQAVLVASSSKYGTFSLYKIAGLEQFDVIISDDALAPAAADGIRKQGVELMLPSDPQPA
- a CDS encoding alpha/beta fold hydrolase; protein product: MHRLSPRPAIGLLLSLALLSSAVGAASLPAATEGDWIAPQFTFHTGEKLANLKLHYITLGNPKNPAILYLHGTYRPGSDVLSKDFGGELFGPGQPLDASKYYIIATDGIGVGQSSKPSDGLRAKFPEYNYTDLVQAQYRLVTEGLGIKHLRLIIGNSMGGMQTWMWGQTWPQMMDALVPMASQPTEMSSRNWMMRRLLVESIKQDPAWNNGNYSAQPPSLRLANAMFSVGTSGGTLAYQAAAPTRALADKWVDERLNAAQTADANDFIYQWQSSADYNAALGLNKIQAPVLVINSADDERNPPETGRLEASMKELKHARLLLIPASADTRGHGTTSMAKFYRKELGQFMQETEKAR
- the otnI gene encoding 2-oxo-tetronate isomerase; protein product: MPRFAANLSMLYPEHAFLQRFAAAAADGFEAVEYLFPYEYSAQVLKQHLSDNGLVQALFNAPPGDWAAGERGIATLPGRESEFRAGFDRALEYAAVLGNTRIHVMAGLLPSEQHRERHHAVYLENLAYATAQARQAGVTVLLEPINTRDMPRFFLNRQDQAHAICKEVGASNLKVQFDCYHCQIVEGDLAVKLLRDINGIGHIQIAGVPDRHEPNLGELNYPYLFELIDELGYDGWVGCEYRPKSDTSAGLQWLRDWKAR
- a CDS encoding SLC13 family permease, with the protein product MSPLILMATAGLGIALLLFLVLKYKFQPFVALMLVSILVALVAGVKPADLVATIEGGMGKTLGHIAIIIALGAMIGRIIELSGGAEALAKTLIERFGNRRTPLALTIAGFIIGVPVFFEVGVIILMPLAYGVARRARKPLLMFALPMCAALLTVHAFLPPHPGAVAAASQLGADLGRVLMFGLPLTALLCYVGYRVAGRMTRRFYPMSDDIRAEVYGPHVTNDDLRAWQDGKTQAAQQGAEAVSHMGLEESTSSIVAKLPPAPAPGFGLIVSLILLPIVLILLGTLATSLLPVESTLRGIMTVLGAPLVALLLDTLLCAWLLGSRRGWSRSQVSDVIGSALPGVAMVILIAGAGGVFGKVLVDTGIGAVVSDLLRTTGLPVLALGFLLTMLLRAVQGSTTVALVTTAGIISPLIATLNLTPNHMALLCLAMGGGGLAMSHINDAGYWIFTKLAGLNVADGLRTWTVITTLLGTLGFLITLLIWPFV
- a CDS encoding aldolase, with protein sequence MSNENALREEICTVGHSLYQRGYTVGSAGNISARLDDGWLITPTDACLGRLDPALIAKVDLTGKWVSGDKPSKTLALHRQVYDRNPGVGGVVHTHSTHLVALTLAGVWRQDDILPPLTPYQVMKVGHIPLINYQRPGAPDVADQLARLANTVRGVMLERLGPVVWESSVSKASYALEELEETARLWLMSNPRPAPLDAAALAELESVFGAHW